Genomic window (Hydrogenimonas cancrithermarum):
ATATCCATATCGCGAAATCGAAAGAGGTGATCGAAGCGTTCGGCCTGAAGGCTTCGTTTACCGACGATCCCAATATTCGGAAAGTGTTTGCTTCCAGAAAAATAGAAGTCCTCGAAGACGATGGAGAATCCGGCCACAGAATGCGGCTTTTGAAACCGCTGCTTGCGACGAAAGAGTGTCTCTCCTGCCATACCAATGTGAAGGAGAACGATGCTTTGGGTGTTATGGATCTGGAGGTTTCTCTCGAAAAGAGCGATGCCCAGATTCGTACGATGGAGATCGTCATCGTATCGGCTTTGATGATCGCTACGGTTGTCGCCATCGCCATGTTTCTTCTCTTTTTCAAGAAAAACGTTTTCAAACCTCTGGATATACTGAAAAAACGTGTAAAGGATATCGCAAGTGGCGAAGGCGACCTGACGAAACGCCTCCATTTTGTCAAAAATGATGAAATCGCCGATGTCGGTTACTGGGTCGATGCTTTTATCGAGAAGATGCAGAGTGCCATTGCGAACGCGAAAGAGTCGAGTCACACCAATCTGGCCATTGCCAAAGAGCTGCACACGGAATCCGAACGTGTCGATGCCCGTTCACATCAGGGCATACACATCGTCGAAAATGCCGTGAAAACCGGTGAAATGATCCAAAAAGATCTCGAAAAAAATATACAGAGTGCACAACAGAGCTCACACGATGTGAAAGAGGCAAAAACACTCGTCTCGAACATTCAGAACGAAATCACCCATCTACTGAAGCAAATCGAAGTACAGGCGGAATCGGGCATCGAAATGGCCTCGCGTCTCAGCGAACTGACAAGCAATGCCGATGCGGCCAAAAACGTTCTGCAGTCGATCTCCGAAATCGCCGATCAGACCAACCTTCTCGCACTCAATGCCGCCATCGAAGCGGCACGTGCAGGAGAACATGGGCGCGGATTCGCCGTCGTCGCGGACGAGGTGAGGAAACTGGCCGAACAGACACAAAAAAGCCTTGGGGAGATAGATGCAACGATAGGTGTCATCGTTCAAGAGATCGCACACGCGAGTGACGCGATGAATAAAAATGCCAAACAGGTCGAAGCCTTGACCGATGCAGCCGGCCATACGGATAAAAGCATTCTCGAAGCGGTAAACTTTATGGACAGGGTCGACGATGTCAGCAGAAGCGCACTGGAGACATCGAGAGAACTCGGTACCAAAGTGAATCTGATACTCGAGGAGATCAAAGAGATCAAAAACTCTTCGGAAGAGAATATCGGGAGTGTCGAAAAGATTCGCCGTCTGAGCGACCGGCTAAATCAGCTGGCCGAAGAACTAAACGAAGCGCTCGAGAGATTCAAGACGTAGAAGTACACTTCTGTGCCTTCTCCTTCGCTTTGCGTTCAATTTCCCGAAGCGCCAGACCACGCATCCATTCGGAAAAATTGACATTCTGTTCCCGACAGAATTCGCCAATCTTTTTCATCTCTTCCATTGTTACCTTTACCTCCAGATCGATCGTTTTTTCAGCCATCACAGCCTCCTTTGTTTTACAAGCGACAAAACCATCGCCAATGAATAACCATCGTTTTCATATCCTTCTTCGAGACACGCTTCGCATTTATCACCCAATGGAATATCGACTTGATCGACCAGTTCCGTGAGCGTTTCGATACTGTTGGTTTTGATCAGTTCCACGATATCTCCTACCGTTTTGTCGTTACAGTAGCAGATGACTCTATCTCTGTCGATCATGGCTTGACCCACTCCTTGAAATGGTGTTTGAATTTTTCCACTTTCGGCGCGACGACCGCCTGGCAGTAGCCATGGTAGGGGTTGTTCCTGAAGTAATCCTGGTGGTATGCCTCGGCAGGCCAGAA
Coding sequences:
- a CDS encoding methyl-accepting chemotaxis protein produces the protein MPRTIRGKFTVMLLTTLISGSLLLTVYLFNTFNKVVSESSRDAINTLSDSIFVAIRTSMNFGDPAIVEDTLHTVKKIEGIENIHIAKSKEVIEAFGLKASFTDDPNIRKVFASRKIEVLEDDGESGHRMRLLKPLLATKECLSCHTNVKENDALGVMDLEVSLEKSDAQIRTMEIVIVSALMIATVVAIAMFLLFFKKNVFKPLDILKKRVKDIASGEGDLTKRLHFVKNDEIADVGYWVDAFIEKMQSAIANAKESSHTNLAIAKELHTESERVDARSHQGIHIVENAVKTGEMIQKDLEKNIQSAQQSSHDVKEAKTLVSNIQNEITHLLKQIEVQAESGIEMASRLSELTSNADAAKNVLQSISEIADQTNLLALNAAIEAARAGEHGRGFAVVADEVRKLAEQTQKSLGEIDATIGVIVQEIAHASDAMNKNAKQVEALTDAAGHTDKSILEAVNFMDRVDDVSRSALETSRELGTKVNLILEEIKEIKNSSEENIGSVEKIRRLSDRLNQLAEELNEALERFKT
- a CDS encoding (2Fe-2S)-binding protein; amino-acid sequence: MIDRDRVICYCNDKTVGDIVELIKTNSIETLTELVDQVDIPLGDKCEACLEEGYENDGYSLAMVLSLVKQRRL